A single Augochlora pura isolate Apur16 chromosome 2, APUR_v2.2.1, whole genome shotgun sequence DNA region contains:
- the LOC144478225 gene encoding U11/U12 small nuclear ribonucleoprotein 35 kDa protein, giving the protein MADPLQNWSPYAKEYDPLKAGSIDGTDTEPHDKAVSRAMQAHYESPHGLKSKPERTLFVARFGPKITKYDLKDFFSRYGDVLSAKVIVDIVTGLSQGYGFVEMRNEDEARRAVRRSMDTTLRGYKIFVDYECGRTMKGWKPRRVGGGFGGKKESGQLRFGGRDRPFKKPIIPNIVRHQK; this is encoded by the exons ATG GCAGATCCATTACAGAATTGGAGTCCGTATGCCAAAGAATACGATCCTCTAAAAGCTGGCAGCATTGATGGTACAGACACAGAACCACATGATAAAGCTGTCAGCCGAGCAATGCAAGCACATTATGAGTCTCCTCATGGACTAAAATCTAAACCAGAAAGAACATTATTTGTAGCTAGATTTGGTCCAAAGATTACTAAATATGATTTGAAAGAT tttttcTCTAGGTATGGGGATGTTTTATCAGCCAAAGTTATAGTTGACATTGTAACAGGTCTATCCCAAGGTTATGGATTTGTGGAAATGAGAAATGAGGATGAAGCTAGAAGGGCTGTCAGACGTTCAATGGACACAACTTTAAGGGGCTACAAAATTTTTGTTGATTATGAATGTGGTCGCACTATGAAAGGCTGGAAACCAAGGAGAGTTG GTGGTGGTTTTGGTGGGAAGAAGGAATCTGGACAGTTAAGATTTGGAGGAAGAGACAGACCTTTTAAAAAACCAATTATCCCTAATATTGTGAGACACcagaaataa